The window AAAGGATGTGAGTATTGTGaatggaaaccggagcgaagatttcTTCTGTTTATAGAACAGTTACCTTCTGAGTTacttgcaaaacttaaaacacggtgcatgcgaatatatataggttattgcgaaaatttaaacatgacgcaaattccctttggaccattaaggttgtctttggacgatgaggatgatgtccttagaccatggcgtcctgggccatgaagtgtatgataagggattcgtaggcatgaaatggtgtccttgggctatgaggatgatgcctctggactatgacaccTTTGAATAATAATGTACAGTTTCGAGGGATCCTCATGCCATGGAATAGTGTCTtcaggctatgaggatggtgcctttggactatgactCCTTCAGATAATATGGCGGTGTTTAAGCCCATGAAATGTAAAGATGTGGCGATATCTATCGTTTGATAGAGGAAATAGGTGATTCTTAGTCATATGAGAGGACGAGataagacaaggcttagtcttgtatgagatgagggtagtgcttagccctaCACGAAGAAAGGagatagtgcttagccttatgcagtgtagcggagacagtgcttagtctcatgtaaagaGAGATAATGTTTAGTCTTATGCGAGGTGAGGGcagtgcctagccctatgcaaagagtggagacaatgcttagtctcatgcaaggaaaggagacaatgcttagtctctagCAAGGAAAGACAATGCTTAACCTTATGCGATAATGgtggcaatgcttagcctcatacaaggaaaggagacaatgcttagtctctatcaaggaaaggcaatgcttagccttatgtaataatgGAGGTAATTCTTAGactcatgcaagaaatggagacagtgtttagtctcatgcgaagaaaggcgatgcttagccttatgcaaggtgagggcagtgcctaGCCGTATGCAATGagtggatacaatgcttagtctcatgtatgGAGAGgtaatgtttagccttatgcaataatggaggcaatgcttagcctcatgcaataatagaggcaatgcttagactcatgcaaggagtggagacaatgtttagtctcacccaatgaaaggcaatgcttagccttatacaaggaatggagacaaagcttagtctcatgcaaggaaggcAATGTTTATCCTTGTACGATGATGAGGGTAGTGCTTAGCACTAtgcaaaaaaaagaaacaaatagcTGTGAGATAGTAAATTATTTCTTAGCTTGACGTGTTTGCGTTGCAACTTTGTCGTTTTGAAGATAGCGATTTTGCTGTGTGTACGTATTTGCgaatattcttgttatgtttattGTGCCTGTATTTAAAGATGTGAGTTTTGTGGGGGAAAGATTGGTTCGTGTTCTCGATTTCCTTGCTTTGCCTTTTGCCTTGAGACCCTGCTTAAGTTACCCTGGGTAACGTTTGGCTgccatagaaacgaattttcgaAAATCATGTATGCATTTGACAAATTATTGTTTCCAGaaatgtagttgtttgaaatGCACGAGATTAAATAATTTGGTTGTACTGATGACTATGACACATTTCAAGATATCGCAACCTCCTTGCTTTAGAACTTTAAGGATCCTCCTCAAATTTCTGCCCCAATTTAAGTGCATACTTCTGACAATACATTCCTTGGTTGTTCCAAACGTGATGAAATCAGACAAACTCACAATCTTGCCCCAGTTTATGATCATGGGAGAAATTAAGATTTTATTAGGATGTgatcgaacccacagggctgcctacgtatcccctctttaacgggaatcaggtcaagcgtagtttagttacatcaaatagaaaatGTAAATGATattaaacataatatctcttgactgcatctaAATTGATATGTTTCGCCAAGATTTCTCCGTCCATTTctacaagtataagtgctcctcctatCAATacccggtgaaccatgtaagggccctGCCAGTTAGGTGACAACTTCCTCTTGGCTTCATCCTGGTGCAGGAAAATTCGCTTTTGCACCAATTGCCCTGGTGCGAATTGCCTTGGcctaacctttttgttgaaagatctcgccattctgttctggtagagttgaccatgGCACACCGCATTCATTCTCCTTTTAGTCAATAAGATCTAGTTGTTCATACCGGCTTCgtacccattctgcatcgctgatctcagcttcttgtatgattcttaaagaaggaatttccacTTCGATGGGAATAATGACTTCAGTACCATTAACTAGTAGGTAGGGAGTTTCCCAGTTGATGTGCAGACTGTGGTACGATATTCAAGTAAAGCAAATGGCAGCTTCTCTTGCCATTATTTGTAATTGTCTatcattttcctcaatatcttcttgatattTTTGTTGGTGGCTTCTacgactccattcatttgtggcatgTATGATGTGGAGTtcctatgcttgatcttgaatgttttacacatggctttcatcaaatCGTTGTTGAGATTGGCgacattgtcagtaatgattgactccggtactccaaatcgacaaataGTGTGGTTCTGAACCAAATCCGCTACAACTTTCTTAGTTACATCTTTATAAGAtacaacttcaacccattttgtgaagtagtctatggccactagaatgaacctatgcCCGTTTGAAGTAGCTGGTTCGATTGGgccgatgacatccataccccaagtggagaaaggccagggtaaacttgttgcattgagtttatTTGGTGGTACTCGTATCATGTTAGCATGtctctggcattggtgacacttctgaacatacttgatgtagtctgtttccatagtcatctagAAAAACCCTGCtcttagtatcttcttggctaagatgaaaccattcatgtgcgGTCTACAGGTTCCGACATGTATTTCCTCGAGAAATCtggatgcctccttggcatcgacacaccgtAGTAATCCCaggtcaggagtccttctataaagaattcctccgctttgaaagaaatggttggctaatCTTCGAAGCATGCGCTTCTGGGTATGGGTAACAGGCTCTGGGTTTTCTCTTTTTTCCAGGTACTtcttgatattgtggaaccatggatttccgccagtctcttcttcaacatgagcacaataagatggctgcttatgaattcctattgggataggatcaatgaaattcttgtctgggtgttgcaTCATGGAAGGCAAAGTGGCTAAAGTATTTACGAACTCATTTTGGatcctcggaacatgtttgaattctatctttgtgaacctatTGGTCAGCTCTTGTACCCAGTGCAAATATtgcaatattttggtgttcttcgtAGCCCATTCCCTTAGAACCCGGTGTACCAAAAgatctgaatctccgattaccagcagctcctgaatgttcatgtcaatggccaaactgagtcccaagatgcaagcctcatactctgccatattgttggtgcatggaaacctgagttttgaggataccggatagtgttggccagtttctgatactaagacaacTCTGATACCTAcccctttgaagtttgctgctccgtcAAAGAACATCCTTCAACCATCATATGcctcggtgatatcttctcctacaaatgacACCTCCTAATCGGGAACATacattttcaatggttcgtattttCCGTCTACGagattttctgccagatgatccaCCAATGCTTGCTCCTTGACTGCCTTATGAGTCACATAGATGATATCGAACTCactcaacaatattttccattttgctaacttacccgtaggcatgggatTTTGAAGTGTATTTttgcggatccatccttgatatgagatatgtagtgtatgcacagaaataatgcctcaacttcagagctatccatgtcaaagcaaaGCAGGTGCATTCCAGCAAAGAGTACCGGGATTCATAAGGCGTGAATTTCTTACTAagataatatatcgcctgctcctttcttccagtttcatcatgttgtcccaaaacACAACAAAAATCCCCATCTAATACGGACAAATAAAGCTGCAGAGATCTTCCCGGTTATGGCGGGAGCAGAACAggcggtttagataaatactccttgattttatcgaaggccttctggcattcttcagtctaGCTTGCTGCAGCATCTTTCTTCAGCATtctgaagattggctcacatatcacggttgattgtgctatgaagtggCTGATGTAATTGAAGCGCCCTAAAAAAACTCATCACATATTTCTAATTCTTCGGAGGTGGCATGTCTTGGATAGCTTTGActtttgatgggtctaactcaatcCCTCGGCGAATAacgatgaatcctaacaactttccagcagggactccgaaggcacattttgcaggattcaacttcaaattgtattttccaAGCCGGTCAAAAAATCTCTTCAAGTCTActatgtgatccgaactccttttagatttgatgataacgtcTTTCACGTACACcactatttccttgtgtatcatgtcatggaagatggTTGTCATGTCTCTTATGTAGGTGGCTCCAGCGTTCTTTAGACCAAATGGCATCATCTTGTAACAGTATATCCCCCAAGGTGTGATGAAggttgtcttttcggcatcctcttcatccatacAGATCTGATGGTATCCTACgcagcaatccacaaaggattggagctcatgcttggcacaattgtcaatCAGTACATGTATGTTGGGCAACGAGAAATTATCTTCGGGACTTACTCTGTTCAAATCtcggtaatcgacacatactctaactttcccatctttcttcgaaattggcacaatgttggctaatcAAGTCAGATATTTGACCACTTGGAGAACCTTGGCTTTCATTTGTGTGGTAACCTCTACTTTTATCTTCAAAATCATATCCGGCTTGAACTTTCTAAGTTTCTGCTTTACCGGTAGAAACATGGGATTagtgggtagcttgtgagccacCATGGATGTGCTTAAACTAGTcatatcgtcgtaggaccatgcaaagatatcttcaTACACTTTTAGGAATCTGATATACTCTTCCTTTTCTGACGGTGATAGATGGATGCTTATACGTGTTTCCTTGACCGTTTCGGAATCCCCTACGTTAATGGCCTCaatttcctccaaattagacttttGGTTTATTTTCAAAGTTTTCTACTTCTCTGATGATTTCCTCTGGTATTATATATTCTTTTggatcctctgaatcactatccttatatTGTGTTGTCTCATTACACGTCACattcgtaggttcatcgggataggtaataataattctgaaaagaaaatgtaaaaataataataaatacgaaaagtagtaatgcattaataaaatctTAAAAACGTCAACAAGTGCATCTCAATGGCTCgagaaattatttcaaaacaaaatactgaaaaatgtctcaaatgctcaaaactatttaTTTAAAGTAATTCATTCATATTTTgctaggctacccaggaactcaaGGGGCCCGGGATTGTGTAGCgatccagttcttgagaacaactcctttcTCCATGgtttgaatggtaaggtcttcctcctcctcaactattgcactgcagtccatatcTTCTTCATCTAGAAATTGCTTCCTGATGCCAACTAATACTTCATATTCCTCAGAACCCCACATCATGTCATCTTgatggaatgtctggtgcagaggTAGTACCGTTTGTTCTAATGGATAATAAGGAGCATGCCACTGTGGTGACCAATCCTAGCATTCCTGCCATGTGTATTCATATCCgagcccaaaagttgtgccatGATGCTGTAGTTGTAtgggtttggtgatcccttgaaGAGTTTTGTCGAGACCCTTGCCGGGTTCATACCTTATCCATAacagtatgctttctatcttgttgctctaccattggtccttttcaattgcgttgactcgTTCGATGcaatggtatgtttctccacccagcttCTTTATATTTTCGATGACCGGCACAATCTGATTGGTGTAGATGTGGTTACTTCCATCTCCTTGGATGACTACCTCCTGATTATTCCACTAAAACTTCACATCCTAATGCAGAGTCGAAGCCACTTCCCCGACGACATGTATCCAGGGTCGTCCCAATAATagattgtaggtagcagatatgtctaCCACTTGGAACTtgacatcaaaccaagtcgggcCCATCTGTAGACTGGGGTTGATTTCTCCAATGTTGGCTCTCTGAGATCTATCAAACGTCTTCGCATTCATGCTTCCCATACgaatctcgtgcaggcctttacccagtCTCTTCAGGGTAGTCAGTGGGCatatgttgagacttgaacctccatctatcaagaccctggcgatgaacttatcctcaaattgcacCGTGATGTGTAGCACCCTATTGTGACTCAGCCCTTCTGGTGGTAATtcatcttcatgaaaagtgattttgtggctctccaatacttgtccgaccatgttagccatctccccactagtgatgttggtggGTACATAAGCCTCACTCAACAACTTTATTAAAGCATTCCTATGTGTCTGAGTTTTGTAgcagtgataagatggatatctgagcgggAGTCTTGTTCAAGTGGTCAACAACGGAACACACCCTCGCTTgtacctttctccaaaggtcgCCAGGGCCGGTCTCGACAACAGTCAGCTTAGGTGCAGCTTCCTTTCTTGTTCTTCCCAGATTCTCAGGTGcataaactctgccagttctagtcataccttgtgcCGCACctgtttcctccatttttgcttttccctttctccttgcttccgcaacatagtCCCATGGGATGGCATCATACttgtaagatggtgtgggagctaccatcacagtgaagggtgtagtTATCTCGACTTCAAATGACGCCTGGGTCTGTACCACAACTGGTGTGAGGGTGACCGGAGACATTTTAGGAGCATCTCCCTCTCGAATGATTTCGATGGACCCTTCCTAATTCCATTCTTCATAAATTTATATAACATTAACTCCTTCACCTCTATGATCTAGGAGAGGATTGTAACGAACATTTGGTGCATCTTCCTTGGCATGTATGATCTTAGTGTCAATcagtgtctgaatcttgtctttcaacatGCGGCACTCATCGATGGAATGaaccttcatgcctgaatgataggcacatgttttgttggggttAATCCATTGGTAGGAAGTTTCCATAATAACAGCATGGATATGAGTAACATAACCAACGCCCTTTAATCTCTCgtacagttggtctatgggttcagcaattggggtgtattgtctaggcgATCTACGGTCTAAATTTGGTCGTGGCTTCTGGTATTATTGGCGGGCGGGTGgtggtgaatggtaatatgcaggttgagtaTTATAGGCATGGTAGGTGGTAGCAGGTTGTTAGTATCTGAGGGGTGAGGGttggtatgtgggtggaggtgtttggtatgtgagaggagacttaggaCCGTGGGCTACCATTAcggcacctacttctttctttttCGAAATACCTCCTGATTGTAAAGCTTTATTCGTGGCCTGCAGTTCCTCGAAATTGGTCACCATCCCATTCttaatcccttcttctattctttctcctaacttgatgatgtcagagaacttgtgattctcaaTAACCATTAACGTTTCATAATATTGCGGGTCTTGAGCCctgacaaagaacttgttcatttgttcttcttcaagtgttaGCCTTACTATCGCGGCttctgatctccaacgagtagcatactcgcggaaggtttttgttggcttcttcttgaggtttttaTTGTAGAAAACATCTGGCGCGTTTttcgtgttgaacctgaatctatccataaAGTCTGACACCATACTTACCCAACTAAtccacttctttgggttttgactgatgtaccaagacaaagcatctcctgtaaggcttcgcatgaacagtttcatgcggatttgttcattctCGCCCGCTCCTACAAActtg is drawn from Nicotiana tomentosiformis chromosome 12, ASM39032v3, whole genome shotgun sequence and contains these coding sequences:
- the LOC138902378 gene encoding uncharacterized protein; the protein is MNIQELLVIGDSDLLVHRVLREWATKNTKILQYLHWVQELTNRFTKIEFKHVPRIQNEFVNTLATLPSMMQHPDKNFIDPIPIGIHKQPSYCAHVEEETGGNPWFHNIKKYLEKRENPEPVTHTQKRMLRRLANHFFQSGGILYRRTPDLGLLRCVDAKEASRFLEEIHVGTCRPHMNGFILAKKILRAGFF
- the LOC138902379 gene encoding uncharacterized protein, whose amino-acid sequence is MFDGTGDPKIHLRTYCDKFVGAGENEQIRMKLFMRSLTGDALSWYISQNPKKWISWVSMVSDFMDRFRFNTKNAPDVFYNKNLKKKPTKTFREYATRWRSEAAIVRLTLEEEQMNKFFVRAQDPQYYETLMVIENHKFSDIIKLGERIEEGIKNGMVTNFEELQATNKALQSGGMKVHSIDECRMLKDKIQTLIDTKIIHAKEDAPNVRYNPLLDHRGEGVNVI